In a genomic window of Erigeron canadensis isolate Cc75 chromosome 5, C_canadensis_v1, whole genome shotgun sequence:
- the LOC122600674 gene encoding metacaspase-1-like isoform X1: MPSPYKMAMSSATDRTCCSECQEFVSNDGDIHIESRRECGKFVSDTKGLGSHLRKMFHRRDTQNPSSMSSHEKSTLESIRNWETTKGKRALLCGVTYERQKYKLKGTYHDVISMQDLLIKRFGFPSRSIHILAEMDQYFHPTKRNIQEALRWLVKDNHEGDSLVFYFSGHGLRQPDFYDDEIDGFDETICPLDFRTAGMIVDNEINDTIVRPLKKDVKLHAIIDACHSGTILDLPYVYSRKEYDWLDNNPPSGVYKGTSGGHAISISACEDNQLAADTSAFSNGGKQMEGAMTYTFKKAVWENTTRLTYASLLASMHRDILIAKQKCFSLRGIFHRDRLQEPLLSSSKVFDLNEPFVL, encoded by the exons ATGCCATCACCTTATAAAATGGCCATGTCTTCAGCCACTGATCGTACCTGCTGCTCTGAATGTCAAGAATTTGTTTCAAATGATGGAGACATACACATAGAATCAAGACGAGAGTGTGGTAAGTTTGTTAGTGATACAAAGGGTCTTGGTAGTCACCTTAGAAAGATGTTTCATAGACGAGATACGCAAAATCCTAGTTCAATGAGTAGTCATGAGAAGTCAACCCTTGAGTCAATAAGAAATTGGGAAACAACAAAAGGAAAGCGTGCACTTCTTTGTGGTGTAACTTATGAAAGACAGAAGTATAAACTTAAAGGAACCTATCATGACGTGATAAGCATGCAAGATCTACTAATAAAACGGTTTGGGTTTCCAAGTCGCTCTATCCATATTCTTGCAG AAATGGACCAGTACTTTCATCCAACAAAAAGAAATATCCAAGAAGCTTTGAGGTGGCTTGTAAAGGATAACCACGAAGGGGACTCGCTAGTGTTCTATTTCTCAGGTCATGGGTTAAGGCAACCTGACTTTTACGATGATGAGATTGATGGGTTTGACGAAACAATATGTCCTTTAGATTTTAGGACTGCAGGAATGATCGTTGATAACGAGATCAATGATACCATTGTTAGACCTCTCAAAAAAGATGTCAAACTTCATGCGATCATCGATGCTTGTCATAGTGGAACAATTCTTGATCTACCATACGTCTATAGCAGAAAAGA GTATGATTGGTTAGATAACAACCCTCCTTCTGGTGTTTACAAAGGTACTAGTGGAGGACACGCCATTTCTATCAGTGCGTGCGAAGATAATCAACTTGCTGCAGATACATCT GCTTTCTCAAACGGTGGAAAGCAAATGGAAGGTGCTATGACTTACACTTTCAAGAAGGCAGTTTGGGAGAACACAACAAGACTGACTTATGCTAGTCTCTTGGCTTCCATGCATAGAGATATATTGATAGCCAAACAAAAATGTTTCAGTCTTCGAGGGATATTTCACCGTGACAGACTACAG GAACCCCTGCTATCATCTTCGAAAGTATTTGATCTAAACGAGCCGTTTGTATTATAA
- the LOC122600674 gene encoding metacaspase-1-like isoform X2: protein MPSPYKMAMSSATDRTCCSECQEFVSNDGDIHIESRRECGKFVSDTKGLGSHLRKMFHRRDTQNPSSMSSHEKSTLESIRNWETTKGKRALLCGVTYERQKYKLKGTYHDVISMQDLLIKRFGFPSRSIHILAEMDQYFHPTKRNIQEALRWLVKDNHEGDSLVFYFSGHGLRQPDFYDDEIDGFDETICPLDFRTAGMIVDNEINDTIVRPLKKDVKLHAIIDACHSGTILDLPYVYSRKEYDWLDNNPPSGVYKGTSGGHAISISACEDNQLAADTSAFSNGGKQMEGAMTYTFKKAVWENTTRLTYASLLASMHRDILIAKQKCFSLRGIFHRDRLQVDPGYTY from the exons ATGCCATCACCTTATAAAATGGCCATGTCTTCAGCCACTGATCGTACCTGCTGCTCTGAATGTCAAGAATTTGTTTCAAATGATGGAGACATACACATAGAATCAAGACGAGAGTGTGGTAAGTTTGTTAGTGATACAAAGGGTCTTGGTAGTCACCTTAGAAAGATGTTTCATAGACGAGATACGCAAAATCCTAGTTCAATGAGTAGTCATGAGAAGTCAACCCTTGAGTCAATAAGAAATTGGGAAACAACAAAAGGAAAGCGTGCACTTCTTTGTGGTGTAACTTATGAAAGACAGAAGTATAAACTTAAAGGAACCTATCATGACGTGATAAGCATGCAAGATCTACTAATAAAACGGTTTGGGTTTCCAAGTCGCTCTATCCATATTCTTGCAG AAATGGACCAGTACTTTCATCCAACAAAAAGAAATATCCAAGAAGCTTTGAGGTGGCTTGTAAAGGATAACCACGAAGGGGACTCGCTAGTGTTCTATTTCTCAGGTCATGGGTTAAGGCAACCTGACTTTTACGATGATGAGATTGATGGGTTTGACGAAACAATATGTCCTTTAGATTTTAGGACTGCAGGAATGATCGTTGATAACGAGATCAATGATACCATTGTTAGACCTCTCAAAAAAGATGTCAAACTTCATGCGATCATCGATGCTTGTCATAGTGGAACAATTCTTGATCTACCATACGTCTATAGCAGAAAAGA GTATGATTGGTTAGATAACAACCCTCCTTCTGGTGTTTACAAAGGTACTAGTGGAGGACACGCCATTTCTATCAGTGCGTGCGAAGATAATCAACTTGCTGCAGATACATCT GCTTTCTCAAACGGTGGAAAGCAAATGGAAGGTGCTATGACTTACACTTTCAAGAAGGCAGTTTGGGAGAACACAACAAGACTGACTTATGCTAGTCTCTTGGCTTCCATGCATAGAGATATATTGATAGCCAAACAAAAATGTTTCAGTCTTCGAGGGATATTTCACCGTGACAGACTACAG GTAGATCCAGGGTATACTTACTGA
- the LOC122602208 gene encoding lysine-specific histone demethylase 1 homolog 1 — protein METTTESLPKTTSDHPNSISDNPNNVSDNPNNTSSSSSSSEEEEEEDNNNINDTSLETTTTAVTSPILPDDNLPDPQPQPRKRRRRKKQFPEMIPSSGARIIRHKSTENQEFEYGFEDDYTLTSRRRRRASSDLDVETLIAISVGFPVDSLTEEEIEAKVVSSIGGTEQANYIVVRNHILSKWRSNVNVWLAREHALESIRTEHTHLVDSAYSFLLQHGYINFGLAAQSAANLTLLEGSGSGLDPEPSRGNVVVIGAGLAGLVAAKQLIFLGFKVVVLEGRMRPGGRVRTKKMTGGECVAAADLGGSVLTGINGNPLGVLARQLGLPLHKVRDICPLYLPNGKTVNPEIDSKVEVSFNKLLDRVCKLRQTMMEEAKSIDVPLGTALEAFRQVYRVAEDPQEKMLLDWHLANLEYANATLMSNLSMVFWDQDDPFEMGGDHCFIPGGNDRFIRALAENLPIFYNQTVQCVKYGSDGVLVYANGQEYHADMVLCTVPLGVLKKETIEFIPDLPQRKKDAIERLGFGLLNKVAILFPYDFWGGEIDTFGHLSDKSSMRGEFFLFYSYSSVAGGPLLVALVAGEAAIEFEKMSPVESVNRVMEILKGIFNPKGIAVPEPLQAICTRWGQDQFSYGSYSYVGIGASGNDYDILAESIGNGRLFFAGEATNKQYPATMHGAFLSGLREAANMLRIDKRRKTKSNVSNGSATNQKVEAD, from the coding sequence ATGGAAACAACCACCGAATCCCTACCCAAGACCacctccgaccaccccaacagCATCTCCGACAACCCAAATAATGTTTCCGACAACCCCAACAACACatcctcttcatcttcttcctctgaagaagaagaagaagaagacaataACAACATCAACGACACATCTCtcgaaaccaccaccaccgccgtcaCTTCACCTATACTACCCGACGACAACCTTCCAGACCCACAACCCCAACCTCGAAAACGACGTCGTCGAAAGAAACAGTTCCCTGAAATGATCCCATCATCAGGCGCCCGCATTATCCGTCACAAATCAACTGAGAATCAAGAATTTGAATACGGTTTTGAAGACGACTACACTTTAACTTCCCGCCGTCGCCGCCGTGCTTCGTCGGACTTAGATGTCGAAACCCTGATCGCGATATCTGTCGGTTTTCCCGTTGACTCGTTGACTGAGGAAGAAATTGAAGCTAAGGTAGTTAGTTCTATTGGTGGGACCGAACAAGCTAATTATATAGTTGTTCGGAACCATATTTTGTCTAAATGGAGATCCAATGTAAATGTTTGGTTGGCTCGAGAACACGCCCTCGAGTCGATCAGGACAGAACATACCCACCTGGTCGACTCGGCGTATTCGTTTTTGTTACAACATGGGTATATTAATTTTGGGTTGGCCGCACAATCTGCAGCCAACCTGACCTTATTAGAAGGTTCTGGGTCTGGGTTAGACCCAGAACCATCTAGAGGGAATGTTGTTGTTATTGGGGCGGGTCTCGCGGGGTTGGTTGCCGCAAAGCAGTTAATATTTTTAGGGTTTAAGGTTGTGGTGTTGGAGGGACGGATGCGGCCTGGTGGCCGTGTCCGGACAAAAAAAATGACGGGTGGGGAGTGTGTCGCTGCCGCTGATCTAGGCGGCAGCGTGCTTACGGGGATTAATGGGAATCCTCTTGGAGTTTTGGCGAGACAATTAGGGCTTCCGTTACATAAGGTAAGAGATATTTGCCCTCTTTATTTGCCTAATGGGAAAACTGTAAATCCTGAAATTGATTCGAAAGTTGAGGTTTCGTTTAATAAGTTGTTAGACAGGGTTTGTAAGCTTAGGCAGACGATGATGGAAGAAGCGAAGTCGATAGATGTTCCTTTAGGTACAGCTTTAGAAGCTTTTAGACAAGTGTATAGAGTAGCAGAAGATCCTCAGGAGAAAATGTTGTTAGATTGGCATTTAGCGAATTTAGAATATGCAAATGCTACATTGATGTCGAATTTATCGATGGTTTTTTGGGATCAAGATGATCCGTTTGAGATGGGTGGTGATCATTGTTTCATTCCTGGTGGAAACGATAGGTTCATTAGAGCTTTAGCGGAAAATCTCCCTATATTTTATAATCAAACCGTACAATGTGTAAAATATGGATCAGATGGGGTCTTGGTTTATGCTAACGGGCAAGAATATCATGCGGATATGGTTCTTTGTACAGTTCCATTAGGTGTTCTCAAGAAGGAGACGATTGAATTCATACCCGATCTTCCTCAGCGGAAGAAAGATGCAATAGAAAGACTAGGTTTTGGGTTATTAAATAAGGTTGCAATCTTGTTTCCTTATGATTTTTGGGGAGGTGAGATCGATACATTTGGGCATTTATCAGATAAGTCGAGTATGAGAGGTGAATTCTTTTTGTTCTATAGCTATTCGTCAGTAGCAGGTGGGCCGCTTCTTGTGGCTCTAGTGGCCGGAGAAGCTGCTATAGAGTTTGAAAAAATGTCACCTGTGGAATCCGTGAACAGAGTTATGGAGATTCTTAAGGGCATCTTCAATCCTAAAGGAATTGCCGTGCCTGAGCCACTTCAGGCAATCTGCACTCGGTGGGGCCAGGATCAGTTCTCTTATGGGTCATATTCTTATGTTGGAATTGGTGCCTCTGGTAATGACTATGATATACTTGCTGAAAGTATCGGAAATGGGAGATTGTTCTTTGCTGGAGAAGCAACAAACAAACAGTATCCAGCGACGATGCATGGAGCTTTTCTTAGTGGGTTGAGAGAGGCGGCTAATATGCTTAGGATTGACAAGAGGAGGAAGACAAAGTCAAACGTTTCAAACGGGTCAGCAACAAACCAGAAAGTTGAAGCTGATTGA